From a single Carassius auratus strain Wakin chromosome 38, ASM336829v1, whole genome shotgun sequence genomic region:
- the LOC113057126 gene encoding monoacylglycerol lipase ABHD12-like isoform X1: MKKRINKSERIFQPAGRLQRPSQKPKDLNVHARSQWQWTWTKMALLSLCILSASVLFILHLFFDSIDLSQPSDIGLNHTLNIYLEPEEGVRVGVWHTVPEHRWKEAQGKDLDWYEKALGDGSPIFIYLHGNRGNRSAPHRIGIANVLSAVGYHVLALDYRGFGDSTGEPTEAGLCTDVLYLYHWVKARSGNSLVCVWGHSLGSGVATTTAVKLLEQGNQFDGIILEGAFLNARMETNKLTEHPFTWFYWKFPYIQYFLFNPLKNKDLNLPTDENLQKIRTPLMILHAEDDHLVPFASGQEIYRTAKKAQNSDERVKLVQFDASLGYLHNGLYKDPGLPDIIREFVQSLMT; the protein is encoded by the exons atgaagaaaagaatCAATAAATCTGAAAGAATATTTCAGCCAGCAGGAAGATTGCAACGACCAAGTCAGAAACCTAAGGATTTAAACGTGCATGCAAG ATCCCAGTGGCAATGGACTTGGACTAAAATGGCACTTCTTTCGCTTTGCATTCTCTCTGCATCAGTACTATTTATTCTGCATCTCTTCTTTg ACTCTATTGACCTCAGCCAACCATCAGATATAGGTCTCAATCACACTTTAAATATCTACCTCGAACCTGAAGAGGGAGTCAGAGTGGGCGTGTG GCACACTGTACCTGAACATAGATGGAAGGAAGCACAGGGAAAGGACCTAGACTGGTATGAGAAAGCTCTGGGGGACGGATCACCCATTTTCATCTACCTCCATGGCAACAGGGGTAACAG ATCTGCACCTCATCGAATTGGAATTGCAAAT GTCTTGAGTGCTGTTGGATATCACGTTTTGGCGCTGGACTACAGAG GTTTTGGGGACTCCACTGGGGAGCCTACAGAGGCTGGTCTATGTACTGATGTCTTATACTTGTACCACTGGGTTAAGGCACGCAGTGGAAACAgcctggtgtgtgtgtggggtcacTCGCTTGGTAGTGG TGTTGCCACTACCACTGCAGTGAAATTACTAGAACAAG GAAATCAGTTTGATGGAATAATACTTGAAGGTGCATTCCTAAATGCGAGGATGGAAACTAATAAACTAACTGAACACCCTTTTACCTGG TTTTATTGGAAGTTCCCATACATTCAGTACTTCTTGTTCAATCCACTGAAAAACAAAGATTTGAACCTTCCAACTGATGAAAA TTTGCAAAAAATCAGAACTCCCCTTATGATTCTCCATGCTGAAGATGACCATTTAGTGCCCTTTGCCTCAGGTCAAGAG ATTTACAGAACTGCAAAAAAGGCCCAAAACTCAGATGAGCGTGTCAAGCTGGTGCAATTTGATGCATCACTTGGGTATCTTCATAATGGGCTGTATAAAGACCCTGGTTTGCCAGATATCATAAG GGAGTTTGTGCAGTCACTGATGACATGA
- the LOC113057126 gene encoding monoacylglycerol lipase ABHD12-like isoform X2 yields MALLSLCILSASVLFILHLFFDSIDLSQPSDIGLNHTLNIYLEPEEGVRVGVWHTVPEHRWKEAQGKDLDWYEKALGDGSPIFIYLHGNRGNRSAPHRIGIANVLSAVGYHVLALDYRGFGDSTGEPTEAGLCTDVLYLYHWVKARSGNSLVCVWGHSLGSGVATTTAVKLLEQGNQFDGIILEGAFLNARMETNKLTEHPFTWFYWKFPYIQYFLFNPLKNKDLNLPTDENLQKIRTPLMILHAEDDHLVPFASGQEIYRTAKKAQNSDERVKLVQFDASLGYLHNGLYKDPGLPDIIREFVQSLMT; encoded by the exons ATGGCACTTCTTTCGCTTTGCATTCTCTCTGCATCAGTACTATTTATTCTGCATCTCTTCTTTg ACTCTATTGACCTCAGCCAACCATCAGATATAGGTCTCAATCACACTTTAAATATCTACCTCGAACCTGAAGAGGGAGTCAGAGTGGGCGTGTG GCACACTGTACCTGAACATAGATGGAAGGAAGCACAGGGAAAGGACCTAGACTGGTATGAGAAAGCTCTGGGGGACGGATCACCCATTTTCATCTACCTCCATGGCAACAGGGGTAACAG ATCTGCACCTCATCGAATTGGAATTGCAAAT GTCTTGAGTGCTGTTGGATATCACGTTTTGGCGCTGGACTACAGAG GTTTTGGGGACTCCACTGGGGAGCCTACAGAGGCTGGTCTATGTACTGATGTCTTATACTTGTACCACTGGGTTAAGGCACGCAGTGGAAACAgcctggtgtgtgtgtggggtcacTCGCTTGGTAGTGG TGTTGCCACTACCACTGCAGTGAAATTACTAGAACAAG GAAATCAGTTTGATGGAATAATACTTGAAGGTGCATTCCTAAATGCGAGGATGGAAACTAATAAACTAACTGAACACCCTTTTACCTGG TTTTATTGGAAGTTCCCATACATTCAGTACTTCTTGTTCAATCCACTGAAAAACAAAGATTTGAACCTTCCAACTGATGAAAA TTTGCAAAAAATCAGAACTCCCCTTATGATTCTCCATGCTGAAGATGACCATTTAGTGCCCTTTGCCTCAGGTCAAGAG ATTTACAGAACTGCAAAAAAGGCCCAAAACTCAGATGAGCGTGTCAAGCTGGTGCAATTTGATGCATCACTTGGGTATCTTCATAATGGGCTGTATAAAGACCCTGGTTTGCCAGATATCATAAG GGAGTTTGTGCAGTCACTGATGACATGA